A single region of the Bacteroides luhongzhouii genome encodes:
- a CDS encoding DNA-binding protein, producing the protein MSVYYDLYASGNPQKKDEQQPLHARVIPSGTLDAKKFIELVSKSNGFSQATIEGCLQAVTDELQHWLKQGWIVEVGELGYFSLSLKCDHPVMEKKEIRSPSIHLNKVNLRINKKFRESLEPLPLERMESPYRSNGNPDEDKCRSILMQHLDEQGCITCVDFTRLAGISRYKATGLLNSYLKEGIIRKYGGGKTVVYLKR; encoded by the coding sequence ATGAGTGTTTATTACGATCTTTATGCCAGTGGCAACCCACAAAAAAAGGATGAGCAGCAACCACTTCACGCACGAGTGATTCCATCAGGAACTCTTGATGCTAAGAAGTTTATAGAATTAGTATCTAAAAGTAACGGCTTCAGTCAGGCCACCATTGAAGGATGCTTGCAAGCAGTCACCGATGAGTTACAACATTGGTTGAAACAAGGCTGGATTGTGGAAGTCGGAGAATTAGGTTATTTCTCCTTATCGCTGAAATGCGACCATCCGGTAATGGAGAAGAAAGAAATCCGCTCTCCATCCATCCACCTGAATAAAGTAAACCTTCGCATCAACAAGAAATTCCGTGAGAGTTTGGAACCATTGCCGCTGGAACGCATGGAATCACCTTACCGAAGCAATGGCAATCCCGATGAAGACAAATGCCGTAGCATCCTTATGCAACATCTGGATGAACAAGGTTGCATCACTTGTGTCGATTTCACGAGACTAGCCGGCATAAGTCGGTACAAAGCAACCGGGCTTTTAAATAGCTATTTAAAAGAGGGAATTATACGAAAATACGGAGGAGGAAAGACGGTGGTATATTTAAAAAGATAG